The Microcella flavibacter DNA segment GCCAGCTGTTCGGCAACCGCGATCACACGACGGTGATGTACGCGAACAAGAAGATCAGCGAGCTCATGAAGGAGCGCCGCTCCATCTACAACCAGGTGACGGAGCTCACCAGCCGCATCAAGCAGAACCACCGCTACAGCTGATTCAGCGGCTCCACATCCCCTTCTCCTGGCGCGATCCGGGATGCGGCCCGGGCTCACGCCCGGGCCGTTTCGTCGCTCTCCCACAGGTTCCTGCCAGGTTCAGGGGTGGTTTCGCACACTGTTGACAGCCTGTGGATAACTGGGGATGACGGTGGTGACGGATTGTGGATTCAGGGCCTCGGCCTGTGGGGGAGCATCCCGATCGGCCGCCGACCATCCCCTTAACCTCGTGACCCTTCCCGAGACCTGTCCACAAATCACACGCGTGTGGTTTCCCGGTTTTCCCGGCTTTCCACCGAGTTATCCACACTGTGCACAACCGTTAATGCTGTTGCTCTTCGTTCTTCATTCAAGCTCGAGGGGATAACCCTGACGGGGTCGGCGAACGACACGTTCCCCCGTGGCCGCAGTGTGCCACTATGGGAACCCGCGCTCCACCGTGCGGATTTTCTTGTCATACCGAGAGGCAGCCGCGTGAAGTTCCAGGTCAATCGCGATGTGTTCGCCGATGCCGTGTCGTTCGCCGTCAAGCTGCTTCCCCAGCGCACCACCCTGCCGATCCTGAGCGGCGTGCTGCTGCGCGCCGAGGGCGACACCCTCACGCTCTCGAGCTTCGACTACGAGGTCTCGGCGCAGACCCAGGTCACGGCCGACATCGAGGAGGGCGGCACGGTGCTCGTCTCCGGCCGGCTGCTCAGCGACATCGCCTCTCGCCTGCCGAACGCCCCGGTGGAGTTCACCCGTGAGGAGAGCAAGATCGTCGTGCGCTGCGGCACCGCGCGCTTCACGCTCTCGATGATGCCGGTCGAGGAGTACCCCAGCCTTCCTGTCGTGGACGGCCCGAGCGGCGTGCTGCCCGGCGACTCCTTCGCCGACGCGGTCGGCCAGGTGGCCGTGGCCGCCTCGCGCGACGACGTGACCCCAGTCATCACCGGCGTGCAGCTCGAGATCGCCGACAACCGCCTGTCGCTCGTCGCGACCGACCGCTATCGCGTCGCCGTCCGCGAGATCGACTGGGAGTCCTCGGCCGTGGCCGAGGGCGTCACGGCTCTCGTGCCCTCGCGCACCCTGTCCGAGATCGGCAAGATCTTCTCCCACACGACGCAGGTGACCGTCACGATCGTCTCCGGCGGCGACCGCGAGCTCATCGCGTTCTCCTCGGCCGAGAAGACCGTCACCTCGCTGCTCATCAAGGGCAACTTCCCGCCCGTGAAGCGGCTCTTCCCCGAGACGGTCGACAACTACGCGGTCATGAGCACCGCCGAGCTCATCGAGGCCACCCGCCGCGTCTCCCTCGTGCTCGAGCGCGACGCCGCTCTGCGCTACAGCTTCTCGGTCGACGGCCTGACCCTCGAGGCCCTCGGCAGCGAGAACGCGCAGGCCTCCGAGACGATCGACGCGCATCTCGTCGGCGTCGACACGGTCGTCTCCCTCAAGCCGCAGTTCCTCATCGACGGACTCGCCGCCGTGCACAGCGAGTTCGTGCGCATCTCGTTCACGAAGACCGACAACCCGAACAAGCCCGGGCCCGTGCTCATCACGAGCCAGTCGTCGAAGGACCAGCCCGGCGCCGACAACTACCGCTACCTGCTGCAGCCGAACCTGCTGCTGCGGTAGCGCCCCCGCGTGCACGTCACCCACCTCTCGCTCGTCGACTTCCGCAACTACGGGCGGGCCGAAGTCGAGCTCGCCCCCGGAACCGTCCTGTTCGTCGGGCGCAACGGGCAGGGCAAGACCAACCTCGTCGAGGCGATCGGCTACGCGAGCACCGTCTCCTCGCACCGCGTTTCGACCGACCAGGCGCTCGTGCGCTTCGGCGCCGAGGCCGCGATCGTGCGCATGCGGGTGCAGCACGAGGACCGCGCGCTCGTCGTCGAGGTGCAGATCAACCGCACCGGTGCCAACAAGGCGCAGGTGAACCGCGGTGCCATCCGCGTGCGCGAGCTGCCCCGGTACTTCTCGAGCGTGCTCTTCGCCCCCGAGGATCTCGCGCTCGTGCGCGGCGAGCCCTCGGGTCGCCGCGCGTTCCTCGACACCCTCGTCGTGCAGCGCACCCCGCGCTTCGCCGGCGTCATGGCCGATTACGACCGCGTGCTGCGGCAGCGCAACTCGCTGCTGAAGTCGGCGCGGGCATCGCGCATCCCGGCCGACGCGCTCACCACGCTCGACGTGTGGGACGACCGGCTCGTCGAGCTCGGCACCGAGCTCATGATCGCGCGGCACGAGCTCGTCTCCGCGCTGCGACCCTTCATCGGGCAGGCCTACCGCGCGGTCGCGGGCGATGATCACGCGGTGCGCGTCGGGCTGCAGGTGTCGATCGACGGCGAGAGCGGCGTCCCCTCGTTCGATGAGGATGCCCCGCTCGAGGTCGATGTGGTGCGCGAGCGGTTCCGCGCCGCGGTCGCCGCCCGCCGGCGCGCCGAGCTGGATCGCGCGGTCACCCTCGTCGGCCCGCACCGCGACGACCTCGTGCTGGAGCTCAACGGTCTGCCCGCCCGCGGCTACGCCAGCCACGGCGAGAGCTGGTCGTTCGCGCTCGCCCTCAAGCTCGCCTCCGCCCAGGTGCTGCGGGCCGAGGCCGTGGCCGGCGATCCGGTGCTCGTGCTCGACGACGTCTTCGCCGAGCTCGACGAGGGCCGGCGCGAGCGGCTCGCGGACGCGGTCGGCGACTTCGAGCAGGTGCTCATCACCGCGGCGGTCGGCGGCGATGTGCCGGCCCGGCTGCGCGCGACGACCGTGACGATCGCGGCGGGCGCCATCGTCGAGCCGGATGCCGCCCCGTCGGCCGCCACCGTGCCGGAGCCCGCGACGCCGCTCGCCGCCACCGTTCCCACAGGTGTGGATAACCCTGGGGAGAAGAGTGCGATAAACACATCCGACGATCAGCTTCCCGGCGCTGCGGATAGCGAGGCGGATTCGACACCGGTGACCGTGGCGGGCGACCCGGAGGGCCGGGAGTGATGGCGCGGCGTCCGGACGGCGAGGACTCGGAGGCCTCGGCGGTGTACCAGCGCCTGCGCGGCATCTTCGGCGATCCGGCGCTGCGCTCGCGCGACGGGCGCAAGCGCGCGGCCGCGAAGCGCGACCGCACCGATTCCGCCCCGTTCGGCGTCGGGCGTGATGCGTCGGGACTCGGCGACGTGCTCGAGGGGATGACCCGGCGCATGGGCTGGTTATCGCCGCTGGCGAAGGGCGAGCTGCTGCTCGACTGGCCCGACCTCGTCGGCCCCGACGTCGCCGCGCACTCCCAGCCCGTCGGCATCGAGGACGAGGTGCTCACGGTGCAGTGCGATTCGACGGCGTGGGCGACGCAGCTGCGGCTCATGCGGGCCGAGATCCTCACGACGATCCTGCGCCGCTATCCGGATGCGCAGGTGACGAGCATCCGCTTCGACGGACCGGGCGCACCGAGCTGGAAGCGGGGCCCCCGATCGATTCCCGGTCGCGGCCCCAGAGACACGTACGGCTGACGACGGCGAATCACCCCGGGCGGGTGACGAAATCTCCCCAGAGAGCCGTTCTGACGCCGGTGAGGGCCCGTTTCTTGGTAGGATCGAACGGTCGTCGACGACCCCCGTTCGGGGTCGACGGTCGGCCGCAGAGTCCCTGATCGACTCGCACGCTCGACCCTCATGGTCGATCCGCGTGCCCGATCGGGCGAGATCAACCGTCGGGAGCGCAATTCCATATGACCACCACCCCCTCCACCCCCGAGTCGGATGAGGCGTACGGCGCGAACCAGATCCAGGTGCTCGAAGGGCTCGAGGCGGTGCGCAAGCGCCCGGGCATGTACATCGGCTCCACCGGCCCGCGCGGCCTTCACCACCTCGTCTACGAGATCGTCGACAACTCGGTCGACGAGGCGCTCGCCGGCTTCTGCGACTCCATCGAGGTGACGATCCTCGCCGACGGCGCCGTGCGCGTCGTCGACAACGGCCGCGGCATCCCCGTCGACATCCACCCCGTCGAGAAGAAGTCGACCGTCGAGGTCGTGCTCACGATCCTCCACGCGGGCGGCAAGTTCGGCGGCGGCGGCTACGCCGTCTCCGGCGGCCTGCACGGCGTCGGCAGCTCGGTCGTCAACGCCCTCTCGCAGAAGCTCGAGGTCGAGGTGCGCCGTCAGGGGGCGGTCTACCGCCAGAGCTATCAGCACGGCGTGCCGGATGCCCCGCTCGAGAAGGGCGAGGCCTCGACCGAGAACGGCACCACCATCACGTTCTGGCCGAACGACGAGATCTTCGAGACCGTCCACTTCGACTACGAGACGCTGCGCAACCGCTTCCAGCAGATGGCCTTCCTCAACAAGGGCCTGCGCATCGCGATCACCGACGAGCGCGCGCACGACGCCGACCCGGAGGAGCTCGAGGGCACCCCCGCCCTCGATGCGGCGGCGACCGAGGCCGGCCCGCGCCGCGAGGAGTTCCTCTACGAGCAGGGCCTCGTCGACTACGTGCAGTTCCTGAACTCCTCGAAGAAGATCGAGGTCGTGCACCCCGAGATCATCTCCTTCGAGTCGGAGGACACCGAGCGCCGCATCGCCCTCGAGGTCGCGATGCAGTGGACGACCGCCTACAGCGAGAGCGTGCACACCTACGCGAACACGATCAACACCCACGAGGGCGGCACGCACGAGGAGGGGTTCCGGGCGGCGCTGACGACGCTCGTCAACCGCTACGCGCGCGAGAAGGGCCTGCTGAAGGAGAAGGAGGAGAACCTCTCCGGCGACGACGTGCGCGAGGGATTGACCGCCGTCGTCTCCATCAAGCTCGGCGAGCCGCAGTTCGAGGGCCAGACCAAGACGAAGCTCGGCAACACCGAGGCGAAGTCCTTCGTGCAGAAGGTCACCGGCGAGTTCCTCGGCGACTGGTTCGAGCGCAACCCCGGCCAGGCGAAGGACGTCATCCGCAAGGCGCAATTCGCCGCCTCGGCCCGCCTCGCGGCGCGCAAGGCGCGCGAGCAGACCCGCCGCAAGGGCCTGCTCGAGTCGGGCGGCATGCCCGGCAAGCTCAAGGACTGCCAGTCGAAGGATCCCTCGCTCAGCGAGATCTTCATCGTCGAGGGCGATTCGGCCGGCGGCTCGGCCGTCCAGGGCCGCAACCCCGAGACGCAGGCGATCCTGCCCCTGCGCGGCAAGATCCTCAACGTCGAGAAGGCGCGCCTCGATCGCGCGCTCGGCAACGCCGAGATCCAGGCGATGGTCACCGCCTTCGGCGCGAGCATCGGCGAGGAGTTCGACGCGGCGAAGGTGCGGTACCACAAGATCGTGCTCATGGCCGATGCCGATGTCGACGGCCAGCACATCACCACGCTGCTGCTCACCCTGCTCTTCCGCTACATGCGGCCGCTCATCGAGAACGGCTACGTCTACCTCGCGCAGCCGCCGCTGTACCGCCTGAAGTGGACGAACGCCGACCACGAGTACGTCTTCAGCGACCGCGAGCGGGATGCCCTGCTCGAGGCCGGCCTCGCCGCGGGCCGGCGCATCCCGAAGGACAACGGCGTGCAGCGATACAAGGGTCTCGGCGAGATGAACCACCAGGAGCTGTGGGAGACCACGATGAACCCCGACACCCGCACGCTGCTGCAGGTGACGCTCGACGACGCCGCGATCGCCGACTCGGTCTTCTCGACCCTGATGGGCGAGGACGTCGAGTCGCGCCGCACCTTCATCCAGCAGAACGCGAAGGATGTGCGGTTCCTCGACATCTAGTCGAGCATCCCGCCCCCACCCCCCATTTCTCCCCCTCCCGATTGAGGACGTGACACATGGCCGACGACATCACCGACGTCGACGACAGCACCAGCCCCGGCCCCGGCGGCAAGGTCAACCAGGTCGACCTGCAGCTCGAGATGCAGCGCTCGTACCTCGACTACGCGATGAGCGTCATCGTCGGGCGCGCGCTGCCCGACGTGCGCGACGGGCTCAAGCCCGTGCACCGCCGCGTGCTCTACGCGATGTTCGACGGCGGCTACCGGCCCGATAAGGCCTTCTCGAAGTGCTCGCGCGTCGTCGGCGACGTCATGGGCCAGTTCCACCCGCACGGCGACTCGGCGATCTACGACGCCCTCGTGCGCCTCGTGCAGCCGTGGAGCATGCGGTACCCGCTCGCCTCGGGCCAGGGCAACTTCGGCTCGCCGGGCAACGACGGCGCGGCCGCCCCCCGGTACACCGAGACCAAGATGGCTCCGCTCGCCATGGAGATGGTGCGGGACATCGAGGAGAACACGGTCGATTTCCAGGACAACTACGACGGCCGCACGCGCGAGCCGAGCATCCTGCCCTCCCGGTTCCCCAACCTGCTCGTCAACGGCTCCGTGGGCATCGCCGTCGGCATGGCCACGAACATCCCGCCGCACAACCTGCGCGAAGTGGCCTCGGCCGCGCTCTGGCACCTCGAGAACCCCGACGCCTCGCGCGAGGAGCTGCTCGACGCGACCCTGCAGCGCATCAAGGGGCCCGACTTCCCGACCGGCGCGCAGATCCTCGGCATCAAGGGCATCCAGGACGCCTACCGCACCGGCCGCGGCTCGATCACGATGCGCGCGGTGGTGACGGTCGAGGAGATCCAGAACCGCACCTGCCTCGTCATCACCGAGCTGCCGTACCAGGTGAACCCCGACAACCTCGCGATCAAGATCGCCGACCTCGTCAAGGAGGGCCGCCTCACCGGCATCGCCGACATCCGCGACGAGTCCTCGGGCCGCACCGGTCAGCGCCTCGTCATCGTGCTCAAGCGCGACGCCATCGCGAAGGTCGTGCTCAACAACCTCTACAAGCACACCCCGCTGCAGGACAACTTCGGCGCCAACATGCTCGCGATCGTCGACGGCGTGCCCCGCACTCTGCCGATCGACGGCTTCATCACGCTGTGGACGGCGCACCAGATCGAGGTCATCGTCCGGCGCACCCAGTACAGGCTCGACAAGGCCGAGGCGGACGCCCACATCCTGCGCGGCTACCTCAAGGCGCTGGATGCTCTCGACGAGGTCATCGCCCTGATCCGCCGCTCGCCCACCGTCGAGGAGGCCCGCGACGGCCTGCAGGAGCTGCTCGACGTCGACGAGCTGCAGGCCAACGCCATCCTCAGCCTCCAGCTGCGCCGCCTCGCCGCCCTCGAGCGGCAGAAGATCCAGGAGCAGGCGGAGGAGCTCGAGCGGCTCATCGCCGACTACAAGGAGATCCTCGCCAGCCCCGAGCGCCAGCGCACCATCGTCTCCGACGAGCTCGGCGAGATCGTCGCCAAGTACGGCGACGACCGCCGCACCGAGATCATGTTCGGCTTCGACGGCGACATGAGCGTCGAGGACCTCATCCCCGAGGAGGAGATGGTCGTCACCGTCACCCGCGGCGGGTACATCAAGCGCACGCGCAGCGACAACTACCGCTCGCAGCACCGCGGCGGCAAGGGCGTCAAGGGCGCGCAGCTGCGGGCCGACGACGTCGTCGAGCACTTCTTCGTGACGACCACCCACCACTGGCTGCTGTTCCTCACCACCACCGGCCGGGTCTACCGGCTCAAGGCCTACGAGGTGCAGGAGGCCGGGCGCGACGCCCGCGGCCAGCACGTCGCCAACCTGCTCGCCCTGCAGCCGGGGGAGGAGATCGCGCAGATCCTCGACATCCGCGACTACTCCGCCGCGCCGTACCTCGTGCTCGCCACCCGCCGCGGCCTCGTCAAGAAGACCGCGCTCACCGAGTACGACACCAACCGCACGGGCGGCATCATCGCCATCAACCTGCGCGAGGGCGACGAGCTCGTCTCGGCGATGCTCGTCGAGGACGACAGCGACATCCTCCTCATCTCGCGCGGCGGCATGTCGGTGCGCTTCACCGCCGGCGACTCGGCCCTGCGCCCCATGGGCCGCTCCACCTCCGGCGTCATGGGCATGACCTTCCGCGGCGACGACCACCTGCTCTCCGCCTCCGTCGTGCACGACGGCGGATCGGTCTTCGTCGTCACCGAGGGCGGCTACGCCAAGCGCACCGCCGTCGACCAGTACCGCGTGCAGGGCCGCGGCGGCCTCGGCATCAAGGTGGCCAAGCTGAACGACGACCGCGGCGGTCTCGCCGGCGGCATCATCGTCGGCGACGACGACGAGGTGCTCGTCGTGCTCGCCAGCGGCAAGGTCGTCCGCTCCGCCGTCTCCGAGGTGCCCGCCAAGGGCCGCGACACCATGGGCGTCGTCTTCGCGCGACTCGCCGAGGACGACCGCATCATCGCGATCGCGCGCAACAGCGAGCGGAACCTGGAAGAATCCGACACTGAACCGGTGGACGACCCGTCCGCCGTTGACGCCCCGGCGACCGACGCGGTCGACGAGGCCGGGAAGGACGCCTAAGTGAGTACCGTCGCCGAGAAGCTGCAGCGCAAGTCGCAGCGCTCCGTGCCCACCAAGCAGGTGCGCCTCAAGCTCGTGTACGTCGACTTCTGGTCGGCGGTGAAGCTCTCGTTCCTCCTCGCCGTCTGCGGTGCGGTCGTGCTGCTCGTCGCCACGTTCTTCGTCTGGGTCGTCATCTCGAGCGTGGGCGTCATCGGCGAGGCGCAGGAACTGCTGACGAGCATCCTCGGCGAGAGCGCCGCCAGCCTCACCTCGTTCCTCGCCCTGCCCCAGGTGATGCTCTTCGCCGGCGTCGTCGCCGTGCTCAACGTCGTCGGCGGCACCGCGCTCGGCGCCATCGGCGCGCTGCTGTACAACCTCAGCGTGCGCTTCACCGGCGGCCTGCTCGTCGGCTTCACCAACAACTGATCGCACCCTCGCCCGATTACGGGTGAGGTGGCCGGGTCGTGTACAGTCGTCCTCGGTCCACGGGGATATAGCTCAGGCGGTTAGAGCGCTTCGCTGATAACGAAGAGGTCCGAGGTTCAAGTCCTCGTATCCCCACTGCATTTATTGTCCCGCCGCCGCTACTGCGGCGTGACGCTCGCTTCGCGTCACGAGCGCGGTCGCGACGCTCCGCGTCCGACGTGAGTGTGCGAGCACCTGCACCGGCGCAGCAGCCTCTGTAGGGTGGGATGCACGGGGCCTTAGCTCAATTGGTAGAGCGCCTGCTTTGCAAGCAGGAGGTCAGGAGTTCGATTCTCCTAGGCTCCACGGTGTTTTCTGCCACGCCGCCGCTTCTGCGGCGTGACGTTCGCTTCGCGTCATGAGCGCGGTCACGACGCTCCGCTCCGCCGGGGCCGGGATGCTCGCATCCGGCTCGTCGGTGAGTCGGGAAGCTTCTCGTGCGGGCGGGTCGGGCTGATCCCTGCGCCGCGTTCGCGCCGGTTTCTCGTTAACGAGGAACGGCGCCCCGGAGGGCGCCGTTCGGTGGTGCGAGGGGCTCAGACGGCGGGCGTGGGGCGCGCCGTCGTGGGGGCCTCGCCCGGCTCGGGCTCGTCCTCGACCCAGAGGTCGTCGTCGGGGCGCAGCGTCTGCCAGGCCGCGTAGGCGATGCCGGCGACCGCGACGACGCCGAGACCGATGAGGATGAACGTGCCGGGCCCGTGCTTCGGCTTCACCTCGACGAGGCCCAGGCGCTGGCCGGCCTTCGTGGCGACCTCCTGGCTCGCGCGGGATGCCGTCTTGATGGCCTCGCGCAGGTGCTTGTCGCGGGCGACCTCGAGCGCGGCGAGCGCGGAGCCGACGGCCCCGGTCACGGCCGGCACGACGTCGTCGGTGAGGGTGTGCTTCGTGACGTGGCCGGCGTGGCGCACGGCGCCTACGGTCGAGTCGACGGCGGGGGCGAGGCGGCGGTCGTACGAGTCGCGGACCCGGGGTGCGACGTCCCGGCGGGCGACGTCGCCGACGGTGACGCCCGCGGAGCGGAGAACCTTCGCGGCGTGATCCAGAACCTCGCGCTGCTCACCCCAGACGTTCTCGGCGGCTCCCCGCAGCTTCTTCAATTCGCGGCGGCGCTTGCGTGACAGTCCCATGACGGTCCTCCAAAGGGTGGCGATCGGTGTCGCCCCCATCCTGGCACTGTCCCTGCTCGCACCCAACCCGCGAGGATCAGATGCTCAGGAAGCGCCAACGAGGCCCCGTGGGAGAATGGTAGCCATGTCGATCCACACTGCAGTCGCGACCGTCCACACGACCCTCGGCGACATCCGCATCAACCTGTTCGGGAACCACGCGCCCAAGACCGTCAAGAACTTCGTCGGCCTCGCCACGGGCACCATCGAGTGGACCCACCCCTCCACCGGGGAGAAGAGCACGAAGCCGCTCTACGACGGCGTGATCTTCCACCGCATCATCAAGGAGTTCATGATCCAGGGCGGCGACCCCCTCGGTCAGGGCATCGGCGGGCCGGGCTACGAGTTCGACGACGAGATCCACCCCGAGCTGCAGTTCTCCGAGCCCTACCTGCTCGCCATGGCCAACGCCGGCAAGCGCGGCGGCAAGGGCACCAACGGCTCGCAGTTCTTCATCTCGACCATCCCCACCCCGTGGCTGAACGGCAACCACACGATCTTCGGCGTCGTCGCCGACGACGAGTCGCGCAAGGTCGTCGACGCCATCGAGGCGACCCCGACCGACGGGCGCGACAAGCCGCTGACCGACGTCACCATCACGAGCATCGACGTCGTCGAGGTCTGATGACCCACCCGGAGGAGGGCGGCGCGGCCGCCGCGGCAGGCCCCTCGGTCTGCTACCGGCACGCCGACCGCCCCTCCTTCGCGCGGTGCCAGCGCTGCGGCCGCACGATCTGCGGCGAGTGCCAGACCCCGGCGGCGGTGGGGGTGCACTGCCCCGAGTGCACGGCCGCGGCACGAGCATCCGCCCCCCGCACCGCCTCGCCGATGGCCCGGGCCTTCCGCCGCGGCTCGAGCACGCCCGTCGTCACCTACTCGATCATCGCGGTGACCCTCGCGGTGTACGTGCTGCAGCTCATCAGCGGCGGCGTCGTCACCAACGCGCTCGGCTACGCACCGGTGCTGACGCTCGATCAGCCGTGGCGGATGCTCACCGCGGCCCTCGTGCACAGCCCCGGCTCGATCTTCCACCTGCTGTTCAACATGTACGCCCTGTTCGTCCTGGGGCCGCTGGTGGAATCCTTCATCGGGCGAGCACGACTGCTGGCCGTCTACTTGCTGTCGGCGCTCGGCGGCTCGGTCGCCGTGCTCTACCTGGCGCCGGCCACCTTCGTGATCGGCGCTTCGGGCGCGATCTTCGGCCTGTTCGGAGCGTTCTTCGTCATCCAGCGGCGGCTGGGCGGCAGCAGCATCCAGTTCATCGTGCTCATCGGCCTCAACCTCGGGCTCGGCTTCATCGTGCCGAACGTCTCGTGGCAGGCGCACGTGGGCGGGCTCGCCGTCGGCGCTCTCCTCGCGCTCATCATGGTGCGCATGCGGCGGCCGGCGCAGCAGCGGCTGCAGGTCGGCCTCATCGCCGCCGCGGGCGCGCTGCTCATCGCGATGACAGTGCTGCGATTCGCGCTGCTGTAGCGCGCTGCGAGAGCTCTCCGGCATGGGACGAGGAGTTATCCACAGGTGATTCCACACTGGGGATAATCACACCGGTGTTATTCGACCCCCTCTTCGGGGGGTGCGGCCGGGATGGCGGCAGGAGTGACGAGGGGTGGGTCAGCGCCAGCGGGTCGTCATGAGGAAGCCGATGAACATGATGCCGAAGCCGACCATGATGTTCCAGGCGCCGAACTGCGGCACGGGCCACGAGGTGCCGCTGAGGTAGTAGACGATGATCCACAGCAGCCCGACGAGCATGAAGCCGAACATCACCGGCTTGAACCAGACCGGGTTGAGGGCGTCCTTGCCGCTGGGCGTGCCGGCGCTGTCTAGGGTGCTCGTTCCTCGGGCCATGGCGCCATTGTACCCGCGGTGCCGCTGAGCCGGAATGCGCTCGGGTGCGGCCATTACACTGTGGCCATGACCGCCCCGACGACCGCCCCCCGTCGCGCGCAGGTCCGCGCCCGGCGGCGGCGTCCCGTGGCGCATCGCCGCGCCTCCGTGCTGGGGGTGCTGGGCGAGCTGATCATGACCGCCGGGGTGATCGTGCTGCTCTTCCTCGGCTGGTACCTGTGGCTCGGCGACGTCATCGCCGGCTCGGCGCAGAACGAGGCGGGGCAGGAGCTGCGGGAGCAGTGGCAGGTCGACGAACCGCCCTCGACGGACGGCGGGCCGGTCGCCGGAACGCCGCAGGATCTCGCGATCGCGCCGGTGCTCGAGGAGCCCGGGGCCGTCGCTGATCGCTTCGGCACCATGCTGATCCCCCGATTCGGCGCCGACTACGTGCGCACGATCGCGCAGGGTGTCGAACTGCGCGCGGTGCTCAACGACGTCGAGACCGGCATCGGCCACTACCCCGGCACGGCGATGCCCGGGGCGGTCGGCAACTTCGCCGTCGCCGCGCACCGGACGACCTACGGCGCGCCCTTCAACCGCATCCTCGAACTGCGGGCCGACGACAGCATCTACATCGAGACCGAGGCCGGCTGGTATCAGTACGCGGTCCGCAGCTCGGAGATCGTGGCCCCGAGCGCGGTCGACGTGCTCGAGCCGGTACCCCGCCAGCCCGGCGCCGAACCCACGGAGCGCATCCTCACCATGACCACCTGCCACCCGCTCTTCTCGGCCGCCGAGCGCGCCATCGGATACGCCGTCATGACGGCCTGGTACCCGCGCGAGGGCGGCGCCCCCGCCGAGGTCATCGACAACGGCTCGGTGGGCGCCTGATGT contains these protein-coding regions:
- a CDS encoding cell division protein CrgA, which produces MARGTSTLDSAGTPSGKDALNPVWFKPVMFGFMLVGLLWIIVYYLSGTSWPVPQFGAWNIMVGFGIMFIGFLMTTRWR
- a CDS encoding class E sortase, translating into MTAPTTAPRRAQVRARRRRPVAHRRASVLGVLGELIMTAGVIVLLFLGWYLWLGDVIAGSAQNEAGQELREQWQVDEPPSTDGGPVAGTPQDLAIAPVLEEPGAVADRFGTMLIPRFGADYVRTIAQGVELRAVLNDVETGIGHYPGTAMPGAVGNFAVAAHRTTYGAPFNRILELRADDSIYIETEAGWYQYAVRSSEIVAPSAVDVLEPVPRQPGAEPTERILTMTTCHPLFSAAERAIGYAVMTAWYPREGGAPAEVIDNGSVGA
- a CDS encoding rhomboid family intramembrane serine protease, whose product is MTHPEEGGAAAAAGPSVCYRHADRPSFARCQRCGRTICGECQTPAAVGVHCPECTAAARASAPRTASPMARAFRRGSSTPVVTYSIIAVTLAVYVLQLISGGVVTNALGYAPVLTLDQPWRMLTAALVHSPGSIFHLLFNMYALFVLGPLVESFIGRARLLAVYLLSALGGSVAVLYLAPATFVIGASGAIFGLFGAFFVIQRRLGGSSIQFIVLIGLNLGLGFIVPNVSWQAHVGGLAVGALLALIMVRMRRPAQQRLQVGLIAAAGALLIAMTVLRFALL
- a CDS encoding peptidylprolyl isomerase; translated protein: MSIHTAVATVHTTLGDIRINLFGNHAPKTVKNFVGLATGTIEWTHPSTGEKSTKPLYDGVIFHRIIKEFMIQGGDPLGQGIGGPGYEFDDEIHPELQFSEPYLLAMANAGKRGGKGTNGSQFFISTIPTPWLNGNHTIFGVVADDESRKVVDAIEATPTDGRDKPLTDVTITSIDVVEV